Proteins encoded in a region of the Anopheles ziemanni chromosome 2, idAnoZiCoDA_A2_x.2, whole genome shotgun sequence genome:
- the LOC131281143 gene encoding sugar transporter SWEET1-like, with the protein MESIAVALQPHKDTVGQTAALVTVVQFFSGVLVVNEIRRRGSTDGFSAVPFLACTVFCLLNVQFGQMLQDDGMIRVNFIGLALHLLYVCAFYLYTPGPKKTAVWGQIGLAGAFTVGVLSYVQYEDPKVVEFRFGVILTAILWTLVGMPLLGLGDILKKKSTEGLPFPIILLGSIVSFCWLLYGIILRSNFLVVQNLMALALGAVQLSLFIIFPSSVAKPAPSPAKKRN; encoded by the exons ATGGAATCGATCGCCGTCGCACTGCAACCGCACAAGGATACCGTCGGCCAGACGGCGGCCCTCGTGACGGTGGTCCAGTTCTTCAGTGGAGTGTTGGTCGTCAACGAGATCCGGCGTCGGGGCAGCACGGACGGCTTCTCGGCGGTGCCCTTCCTCGCCTGTACCGTGTTTTGCCTGCTGAACGTGCAGTTCGGACAGATGCTGCAGGATGACGGCATGATACGGGTAAACTTCATCGGGCTCGCCCTACACTTGCTGTACGTGTGCGCTTTCTATCTGTACACACCCGGGCCGAAGAAGACGGCCGTCTGGGGACAGATTGGGCTGGCTGGTGCGTTTACCGTGGGTGTGCTATCGTACGTCCAGTACGAAGATCCGAAGGTGGTCGAGTTCCGTTTCGGTGTCATTCTAACGGCGATCCTGTGGACACTGGTCGGGATGCCTCTGCTTGGTTTG GGTGACAttctgaagaaaaaaagcaccgAAGGGCTTCCCTTTCCAATCATCTTGCTCGGTTCGATCGTGTCGTTTTGCTGGCTGCTGTATGGAATCATTCTTCGCAGCAATTTCCTTGTG GTCCAAAACCTGATGGCTCTCGCGCTTGGTGCCGTGCAGCTGTCCCTGTTCATCATCTTCCCGTCGTCGGTGGCCAAACCAGCACCAAGTCCAGCCAAAAAGCGCAACTAA